ATAGAGGGCTCCTGCGCTAAGATGGGCTATCCCGTGGCCTTCCTCGCCCAGTTCCGCGCCGCGCCCAACCTTCTTACGATGGTTCGGCTCTTTACCATCCCCTTCATCGTCATCGAGATCTTGGACGGGAACTTCGGCGTCGCCTTCTCGCTGTTCATCCTGGCCGGAATCAGCGATGGCTTCGACGGGCTGCTGGCGCGGTGGCTGAACCAGAAGACGACGCTGGGTCTCTATCTCGACCCGATCGCCGACAAGCTGCTGCTGAGCACTTTGTTCCTGGTGCTGACCCACGTGGGCATCATCCCGCGTTACGTGACGGTGCTGGTCTTCAGCCGCGACTTCGGAATTCTTCTGATCTCGACCCTGCTCTTCGCCACGCATACGCTGCGCGACTTTCGCCCCAGCCTCTTCGGAAAGCTCAATACGCTGGTCCAGATCGTAGCTTTGCTGACCATTCTGGGAGAGAAGGCGTTCTCGAGCCACGAGTTCACGACGCTTAACGTGGTCCTTGTGCGCTCGATCGCCATTCTGGCACCGGTCTCCGCAGCGCAATATGCTTGGATCGTTATTCAGCGAATTCATTCGACGGACGAGTCTGTCCGCAAAGGCGCTCAGGTTAGGCAGAGCTCGGAACCCCAGGCCACCGGCCTCAACATGCTTCCCGCGGATGCCCCACCGGAGAGTTCTGATCGCGTCGCGTCTTAGGTTGTATCGATCTATCCCTATGTCGTCCTTCTGAAGGCGTAGCCGAAGAATCCCCGTATTTCGCTCGTCCTGTGGGGAACTTGTGTGGCTCGTGCAGAAAAGGCGGGGGTTCTTCACTTCGTTCAAAATGACGGACTGCGCAGAATGACGGGCTAGGCGGAGTCCGCTGTCTCTTCTGCCGCGGCACGCTTCTGTTCTTCCTCTTCGAGCATCATGTCGCGGTATTCGATCGCGTCGAAGACCTCGCCGCACTGCTGGCACTCGACGAACTCGGTGTCCTCATCGCGCGCGACGACGCGCACTTGAGGATGTCGGCACTTCGCGGGGATGGGCGTTATGGGCGGAATGGGAAGATTTTCACCTGCCCCAGCAAACGTGTCAATGCAGTTTTTTGTGCGCCAGCCTTCTTGCGTACCGTATGAACAGGAGCGGGGACATTCGATGGTACAAGGGCACGGTTAGGCAAGTCTCCCGGCATCCTCCGAAGCCGGTTGCGCCGGGGAAAATCTAGGCTTACACTTAGGTTGTACAATCCAGACCATAAAGGTCGGTATTGTGCGGCAGGCACCTGGCCTTCGGGCCAAAGTAAGGCAAACCGCTATGCTTCGACTGACAAAAAAAGCCGACTACGGCCTGATGGCATTGAAGTATCTTGCCGAGCAGGCGGGGCCAGCTCCGGCTGGTCAGCCGGACGCGCACGTCAGCGTAGCGCAGTCGGCGAAGGACATTGCAGAGGCGTACCACATCCCTCCGCAACTGTTGGCGAAGATCCTGCAGACGTTGGCCAAGGCGGGAATTCTGGTCTCGCACGCGGGGACGAACGGCGGTTATGCGCTCTCACGACCGGCATCGCAGATCACGGCATTTGAGGTGATCCGAGCGATCGATGGTCCGCTGTTCATTACAAGCTGCATCACGATTCATGGTGCCTGCGACCTTACCAGTCACTGCACCATCAAAGAACCGCTCCGCAAAGTAAACGACAGCATCAAAGACCTGTTGAGCGGAATCCGCATCTCTGATCTGATCGAGACAGCGGAGAACAGACCTGGTAGCGAGGCCGCTGTTGGCGGCGGGTTGATCAGTATCGCGGTTTAGGCCGCCACAAAAGACATTAGGAATTAGCAGGACAAAAAGGGGAAGTTTCAGCATGAGCGCACAGACATTTGGTACTGATTTGATCGTTGCAGAGAGCAAGACTCCTTTGCCCGAGGGTGTGCACCTTCCCCTCTATATGGACAACCACGCGACCACCTCGATGGACCCGCGAGTCCTCGAAGCGATGCTGCCCTACTTCACCGGCGTCTACGGCAACGCCGCCAGCCGCAACCACGCCTTCGGCTGGGAAGCGGAGGCCGCCGTCGAGAAGGCCCGTGAGCAGATCGCCAAGCTGATCGGCGCGACCGCCAAGGAGATTATCTTCACCTCCGGCGCGACCGAGTCGAACAACCTCGCCATCAAGGGCGTTGCGCAGATGTACAAGGAGCGCGGCAACCACATCATCACCCAGGTCACCGAGCACAAAGCCGTCCTCGACACCTGCAAGCGGCTTGAAAAAGAGGGCTACGAGGTCACCTATCTTCCCGTTCAGCCGGACGGCCTGATCTCGCTCGATGATCTGAAGGCGGCGTTTACCGACAAGACCATCCTCGTCAGCATCATGTATGCGAACAACGAGATCGGCGTGATCCAGCCCATCGCCGAGATCGGCAAGCTCTGCCATGAGAAGAACGTGATCTTCCACACGGATGCCGTACAGGCTGTCGGCAAGGTTCCGGTCAATGTGCAGACGGAGAACATCGACCTGCTCTCGCTGACAGCGCACAAGATTTATGGCCCGAAGGGTGTTGGCGCTCTCTACGTTCGTCGCCGCAATCCCCGCGTCCAGTTGACCGAGCAGATCAACGGCGGCGGCCACGAGCGCGGTATGCGTTCAGGCACGCTGAACGTCCCCGGCATCGTCGGCCTGGGCAAAGCCTGTGAGATCGCCGGCGAGGAGATGGAAGCCGAGTCGAAGCGCCTCACCGAGCTTCGCGACTACATGCGCGCCAAGTTTGAGAACGCGCTGGACTACGTCCACGTCAACGGCAACATGGAGCATCATCTTCCCGGCAACCTGAACATGAGCTTCGTCTACGTAGAGGGCGAGAGCCTGCTGATGGGCATCAATGACATCGCCGTCTCGTCGGGATCAGCCTGCACCTCGGCCACGCTCGAACCCAGCTATGTGCTGAAGGCCCTCGGCCTCGGCGACGATGTAGCCCACAGCTCGATCCGTTTCGGTCTCGGTCGTTTCAACACCAAGGCGGAGGTGGACTACGTCGCAGACAAGCTCATCACCACGGTCATCAAGCTGCGTGAACTTTCGCCGCTGTACGAGATGGTGAAAGAGGGAATCGACTTGAGCAAGATCGAGTGGGCCGCGCACTAAGTTAGAGTTGAAGCGAGGTAATCATGAGGCGTGAAAAGAATAGCTGGATGGTAGCAGTCATCCTCGTGTTGTCTCAAGTTGTCATCATGGTCGCATGTGCGTTGCTGCTGCATGTACTGTTCCCGCAAGTAAGCGTGAGAATGTTCGGTTTTGTGGGAATCTTGCTCGCGAGTGTCGCTCGGCCCCTAATCCACTCGAAGCTCACAGGAGTTCCGCTACGCTTCGTTGAACGATCGTAGAGTTTGGATTCATTTACAAAGCGACGCATTCGTCGCCGTAACATCAAAGTAAGAGACACAGGAGACACAACCATGGCATACAGCGACAAGGTAATCGACCACTACAGCAATCCCCGCAACGTCGGACAGATGGATAAGAGCTCGGACGAAGTCGGCACCGGCCTCGTCGGCGCGCCGGAGTGTGGCGACGTGATGCGCCTCCAGATCCGCGTCAACCCCGAGACCCGGGTCATCGAGGACGCTAAGTTCAAGACCTTCGGCTGCGGCTCGGCCATCGCCTCCAGCTCGCTCGCGACCGAGTGGGTGAAGGGCAAGACCATCTCGGAAGCGTTGACGATCTCGAACACCGACATCGTCAAGGAGCTCGCGCTTCCCCCGGTTAAGATCCACTGCTCGGTGCTCGCGGAAGACGCGATCCGTGCGGCGATCGGCGACTGGAAGAAGAAGAACCACGTTGCCGAAGGCGCTGAAGTAGCCGTCGCAGCCCACTAAGCACGTTCAGGCCGACCGAAATTCGCTAGTCGGCCTGGACCTTTTTTTTATGTTTTTTGAAACGAAACCATTCAGGGTGCCGCTATTTCAGCGCTCGAAAATTATTTCGGATGATGGCTGGAGCGTGACTTTCCTCGGTCGCGATTCAGCGGTGTATGAAGAAGACGGTCGCACCATAGAGTTTGGCATTGACGTAGGTGGCGGCTTTCTCACAATCTTTCACAGCGGCCTCAGATGGGATGAGCTCAAAGGAACACCTTTGCTGCCTGATGAAGATATGCGTATCACTTTCAATTTGATGGATGCTTTCCAGTGGCGCGGATTTGTCGTTGATATAGCGACCTAAGAGAAAAAATAGACATGACAACACTCCTCCAACCCGGCACCTCTGCTCCCAAGCCCGGAGCCTCCGCGCCTGCTGATCCGCTAGCTGGCCAGACCGTCCTCGACGCCGAGGGACAGACCGGCCAGAAGGGCATCCAGCTCACGCCGCGCGCTCTCAAGCGCATTCGCGTCGCTATGGCGAAGGAGAACATCACGCCAGACGCTGGTGGCCTGCGCGTCGGCATCCAGGGAGGGGGCTGCTCGGGCCTCAGCTACAACATCCGCTTCGACACCCAGCCTCGCGAGCGCGACCGCGTCTATGCCTTCCCTCAGACGCATCTGGACCCCACTGCAGTCGACGCCCCACCGATTCGCATCTTTGTCGATCCGAAGAGCTTCATCTATCTCCACGGCATGGTGCTGGACTACGAAGAGACGCTGATGCGCCAGGGCTTCAACTTTATTAACCCCCACTCCACTAAGAGCTGCGGTTGCGGCTCGAGCTTCTCTACCTAGCAAAATTACTCGCAACTTGACACGATTTCCGATTTTGCTTCATAAACACCTCGGCCCACATCCCATCGAGGTGAAGTTTGAAATATCGAGAAATCATAAAGTTGATCGAGCAAGACGGCTGGCGACTCGCCAACACCGTCGGCAGCCATCAGCAGTACAAACACCCAACCAAAACAGGCCGTGTCACGATTGCCGGAAAGCCCGGAAAAGACGTTCCGGAAGGAACTCTGAAGAGCATTCTGCGTCAGGCCGGGCTAAAATAGCGAAATGCGTGAATACACCGTAATCTACGAGCGTGCGAACGACGGTGGGTGGGGTGCTTATGTCCCCGACCTCCCCGGTCTCGGAGTCGTTGGCGATACTCGCGAAGAAGCGCATCAACTGATCTCTGAGGGAATTGTTATTCACATCGCTGGCCTTATCGAGGATGGTCTCCCCGTCCCGGAACCCTCATCTTATGCAGGCCTGATCGCTGTTTCCGCCGCATGAACTACTTCGAATTCTTCTCTCTGCCCCGCCATCTCTACCTCGACGTTCCCGCCCTCGAGAAGCAGTTCTACGTCCTCTCGCGCAAGCTTCATCCCGACCGCTTCGCCGGCAAGCCGCCCGCCGAGCAGGAGGCGGCCCTCGCGCAGTCGTCCCTGCTGAACGACGCCTACCGCACACTCAAAGATCCCATCGCTCGGACGCAGTACCTGCTCACGCTCGAAGGCGTGCAGCTTGAGGAGCAGTCGAAGTCAGCCACAGACGCCGCGCGGACAAGTGGCGAGCAGAAGAAGCAGATTGTCCCTCCCGAGCTGCTCGAAGAGGTCTTCGAGCTGAATATGCAGCTCGCCGAGATGCGCGCCAACAAGCAGATGGGTGAGGACGAGCCCGAGCTTCGCCGCGAACTGATGACCGCCAAGGATGCCTTCGACGAGAAGATGGTCCAGGCACAGGAAGATCTCGAAGCGCTCTGGCGGAAGTGGGACGCCGCTCTTGAAGCTAACGATGAGCCCGCGAAGCTCGCCGCCCGCGATGCCATGGTCACCCTGCTGAACAAACGCAGCTACCTGCGCAATCTCGTTCGCGACGTCAACGAAGCGTTGGAGTAACCCCTCGGATCGTCCAAACACTCGGTGCCCCATCCATCGCGGTTCTTGTTTCATGCGATGGGTGGGACGTATAAATCCGAATCCGCGCGTCACACCGTATGCGTCGCCCACGGATCATACGTGCCGATCGACCAGACATGGCCCTCGGGATCGCGGCAGGTGAAGGCCTTCCCGCCGTAGTCCATCTCTTTCAAGTCCATCAACATCTCCGCGCCGGCCGCCTTGGCTGAGGCGTAGATCGCATCTGCATCGCTCACGATCAGGCAGGCACTCTGCGTCTCGCGCATTCCAATCTCGTCCGGCTGGGTCATCATTTTTCCGTGAACGGTCTCGTCGCCAGGCTTCGGTACGGAACCCAGCATGATCATCCCGTTGCCAAACGTCAGCTGCGCGTGGGCCACCGTATCGCCCTCGCCCATGTATACCGCGTTCTTCTCGAAGCCGAGCGCTGTACACAGCCACTCGATGGCCGCCAGACAGTTGCGATAGCGCATGGCGGGGATGACACTGGACCGGCAATCCTTCGTGAATTGAGCCATGTTGTTGTCCCCCTACATCGAATCTCAGTGCGCGTCGCGGAACGATTGCGATGCGACAATGAAGGTAGCGCCTGAAGGGCCGGCGCGCAAGATTTCGCGGTAAAAAGATAAGGAAATCCAGAACCATGGCAGATGAAGTCTCAGGTCGCGTTGTCGGCATCGATCTTGGCACGACCAACTCTCTCGTAGCATTTATGCAGGGCGATTCGCCCGTCGTCATCCCGGGTGAAGACGGCGACCGCCTCGTCCCCTCCGTTGTGGCCTTCAACGATCAGACCGCCGAGGGTTTTCTGGTCGGCAACGCGGCGCGAGCGACCTTGCTCACCGATTCCTCCAGTGCCGTCTACTCCGCCAAGCGTCTGATGGGCCGCGACCTCGCCGACATCGAGGAAGAGCTGAAACTCTTCCCCTTCAAGCTGGCCGAAGGTCTGAAGCCGGGCGAGGTCCTGAAGCTCAACGTGGGCGGCCTTTCGCTGACGCCACCGGAGATCTCCGCTTACGTCCTGCTGCAGCTCAAGAAGAACGCGGAGCGCTTCTTCGGAGCGCCGGTGACGAAGGCCGTCATTACGGTCCCCGCCTACTTCAACGATGCGCAGCGTCAGGCGACGAAGGATGCTGGACGCATCGCCGGGCTCGAAGTGCTAAGGCTCGTGAACGAGCCCACAGCCGCTGCGCTGGCGTATGGTCTCGACAAGCAAAAAGATGGCTTGATTGCCGTCTACGACTTCGGCGGAGGTACCTTCGACGTCTCCATCCTCAAGCTGCACGAAGGCATCTTCGAGGTCATCGCCACCAACGGCGACACGCATCTCGGTGGCGACGACATCGACAACCTGTTGATCGCGATTGCGCTCGACGACATCGCCGGCGACGCCGACCTTGCGCTTACGCCCGACTCGCTGCACTCTGGCGAGACGATCCAGGAGATTCGCAAGGCAGTCATCGACGCCAAGATCGAGCTCTCGACCGAAGACACCGCTCGCCTCAATGTCGCTTTGCCGAACGGCAAAGCCTACACGCGTGAGATTAACCGCGCGCAGTTTGAACAGCTTACTGCGGGAGTGATCGCCCGCACTGCCGCGCCCTGCAAGCAGGCGCTGAAGGACGCAGGCCTGACGCCTGATCAGATCGACGAGGTCGTTCTCGTCGGTGGCTCGACTCGTATCCCCGCCGTCCGCACTCTCGTGGACAACCTCTTCAACCTCTCGGCGCGCGGCAAGAAGCCGCATACCGATCTGAATCCGGATGAGGTCGTCGCTCTTGGCGCAGCCGTGCAGGCGCAGATTCTTTCAGGCTCTTCATCAGCCGCAACGGCTGATCTGCTGCTGCTCGATGTCACCCCGCTCTCGCTCGGTATCGAGGCCCTCGGCGGAGTTGTGTCGAAGATCATCCAGCGCAACTCGACCATTCCTGCGAGCGCCACCGAACACTACACCACCGGCGTCGATGGCCAGACCAACGTCGCCATCCATGTCCTCCAGGGCGAGCGCGAACTCGCCAAGGACTGCCGCTCGCTCGCCCGCTTCGACCTCAAAGGCATTCCGCCGATGATGGCCGGTCTACCGCGTATCGAGGTGAAGTTTCTGATCGACGCCAACGGAATCCTGCACGTCAGCGCGCGCGAGCAGCGTAGCGGTCAACAGGCGGAGATCGAGGTGAAACCGACCTACGGCCTGACCGATGAACAGGTCGAGGACATGATCCTAGCCTCGTTCGATAACGCCGAGCAGGACATTGAAGAGCGTCAGGTCATCGAAGCCAAGAACGAGGCCGAGGTCATCCTAACGGCCGTCGAAAAGGGCCGCTCGCACGACGCTTGGCAGCAACTCACCTCCGACGAGCTTGCCGCCATCCACATCGCCATCGACGAGCTCAAAGCGTCTGTGCTCGGCGGCCAATACCGCACCATCCGCACCGGAATCGAGCGGCTGGACAAGGCCACTCGTAGGTTTGCCGAACTGATGATGGACTCCGCCGTCTCCGGCGCAATGAAGGGCAAGACCATGTCCTCCGCCTCCGATGACATGGGCGAAGGTCCGACCGCGCCGCACCCCTTTGCCAAGGCTGACATCGACTAGCCACGGACGTTCGGGTGCCCCATCCATCGCAGTCTCATCGCGATGGGTGGGACGTAAAACCTTCAGTCTTCATACACAATCGCCAACAGCTCCCCGGCCAGCTTATGCAGCGGCCTCAGCAGTGGAATCCCGGCGATCTTCAGCGTCACAAGCAACATCTTCAGCGTCTTCTCGTAGAGCGCCATGGTCTTCTTCTGCTCAGGGCTGCGGTCATAGACCCAAAAGAGGATCAGACCCATCTGGTACATCCACAGGAGACGTCCGAGGTAGGGCGAGACGCTTGGCGGAAGTTTGACCCCGCTGTCATGAGCGGCGCGCTCGAACGTAGCGATGTCTTCTTCCCGGATGGTCGCCGTCTCCTTCGAGAATGGCGAGAGCGGATGCTGCGGGTCGGTGTGCGCGGTGAGGGCGCTGAGTAGGCTGCGGTTCGGCTCGAAGTAGGAGAACTTCTTCGAGATGATCGCGCGCAGCCGCGCCTCGAGCGTCTTCGCGTGGTCCAGCTCAGCAGCAATATCGACCTGCATCTCGCGGTGGGAGCGCTCGTAGAACGCCATCACGAGGGCGTCCTTCGAGTCGAAGTAATAGTAGGCCGCTCCGGTAGCCACGCCTGCTTCGGTTGCGATCTCCCGCATCGTGGCCTTCTCAAATCCGCGCGCGCGAAAGACAGAGAGCGCGGCCTCAAGTATCCGGCCGCGCGTCTCTTCCGACTTCTTTAGCTTCTTCTCTTCCAATTAGACCCTCACGCCAAGCGGAGGCGGAGCCACCGGGTAGATCGTTGCCTCGGACCTTGCACGGCCCCGCATCTTTGCAAACACCATGATATTGAAGAAGTGCATTGCGCCGAGGATGAGCAGCACAACGCCGATCTTCACGCTCTCAAGCTCGATGATCTCGCGAAAGGTCGCCATCGCGCTCGCCGTCTTCAGCGCCAGGGCAATATAGCCCACGTTGATCAGGTAGAACCCGACCACCAGCAAGTGGTTCACGCTGTCCGCCAGCTCTGCGTTGCCGTGGAAGGCGTCGACCAGGAAGACCCTTCCGCTCTTGTGCAGTGTGCGCGCCACCCACACCGTAAGTCCAATGCTGATTGCCAGATAGCTGAAGTAGCAGATCGCAACATTCATGACTTCACCTCACATCTCATATTATGAACATGTTCAAATAAAGCGTAAGACGGGTTCAACGCGCTGTCAAGAGAATTGTGAACGTGTTCGAAAATAAAGAGAATAAGTGGGCCATCTTTCCTCGAAGGCGTGCGCACGCTCGTTTCACCCGGCGAACGCACTTCCGGGCGGCCATCTGCACTAAACTGGTTAGGACATGTCTTTAACCCAAGTGCACTACCTGAGTCCCGAAGATTTAGCCACGCCCGCCGCCGAAAACATGGTGCGCGTCACCTTCTTGCCTGAAGGAAAGACCGTTGAGTTTCCCTTTGGCAGCCTCGACTACGACGGCCACGGCCTGCCCATGTCCTTCCTCGATATCGCCGAGAACTACGACATCTTTCTCGACCACGCCTGCGGCGGGGCCTGCGCCTGCACCACCTGCCACATCTGGGTGAAGCAGGGCGCGAGCGGCATCAGCGAAGCGGAAGACCTGGAGCTTGACCGCATGGAGACGGCAGCGGACATTCAGTTGAACAGCCGCCTCGGCTGCCAGGCGGTCATCGAGAAGCCGGGCACCTACGTGGTTGAGATTCCCAAGTGGAACCGAAACTACGTGCAGGAAGGCAAGCCCTCCACCCCCTCGGCCTAAACTTCAGCCCATTTGACAGGAGAGAACGATGCCCCGCGAAATCACATGGACCGATGTGCTCGAAATCGGTATCCAGCTGCAAGAGAAGTTTCCCGAGACGGACCCGTACACAGTTCGCTTCACCGACCTTCACCGCTATGTCACCGAATTGCCGGGATTCGTGGGCGATCCGGCAAAGTCGAACGAAGGCATCCTCGAGGCCATCCAGACAGCCTGGCACGAGGAGTACGAGGACGCGAAGTAGGCAGTCGCCTAACTTTCAACCCAATATCGCCAGAATAAGGTAAGTTATGCGGATGGAACACATCATTGATGGCGTACTTCGCTTTCAGCGCGAGGTTCGTCCGAACAGCGAAGCTCTCTATCGGAAGCTTGCCATCGCACAGTCTCCGCAGGCGATGTTCATCGGCTGCGCGGACTCACGCGTCGTCCCCGAGATCTTCACCGCCCAGGATCCCGGCTCGCTCTTCGTCGTGCGCAACGCGGGCAATATCGTCCCGCCGAGCTCTACCGAACCCGGCGGCGTTACGGCCAGCATTGAATACGCGGTAGCGGTTCTGGGAATTCCGGACATTGTGATCTGCGGCCACTCTGGCTGCGGTGCGATGACGGCGATCCTGAACGGAGCCCAGAATCTTACGAAGCTCCCCGCGGTAGCGCGATGGCTGCGCTACTCGGACGCGGCGTTGAAGGCGGTGGATGCGGATCTGCCTGCTGCGTCGCTTGAGGCGCGGCTCGACGCGCTGGTCCGGGAGAACGTGCTGACCCAGCTGGACAATCTGCTGACCCATCCTGCGGTCTCGGATGCGATCCTGAACAAGCAGCTCCGCGTGCATGGCTGGGTCTACGACATTGGAACTGGCCGCGTAGACAACTACGACGCTCGTATCCAGCAGTTCGTGCCTCTCACGGCGGAGACCTTCGCGGACGCGACGCCGTTGGTCTGAACGAGCTCTCGGAGGCGCAGCCGGCTTCAGTTCTGCGGGAGCTAAAGCTCGCGAGGATTTTCATGGTGGTTTACCGCGGCCTAGAGGTCGCTGCTACTCCGCTTCGCCACTTCGCCTTTTGGAGTTGCGGGCTTCAGCGCGGGTCCAACGCATTCCGATGGGCGAAGGGGCTTTAGCCCCGGGCCTTGCGCCTTAGCAACTGCGCGGGCAGCTTCGACCGCGTTACGACCAAAACCCCGCCGCACACTGCCGCCCACACGATCGTGCCAATAGCGATGGCGAGGAAGTCGGCGCGATGCCCACGCGAGAGGTTCAGCGCTCTCAGGCATGCGGCAACTCCCGCATAGCCGAGCAGGCTTGCGAGCAGGGCCTTCCCGAGCTCTCCGTACTCCAATCCCTGAATATGCACGAGGCGGTATCTGTGCAGCAGGACTGCCAGCGTGACCACGCTGATGGCCATGCCGATGTCTGAAGCGATAGCCAATCCGGCCACGCCCATACCCTGGAAGAGCAGAGCGTAGATAGGGATGGAGATAAGCGTGACCGCCCATCCCGCTACGGCGGGCGTAAGCGTGTTGCCCGCTGCGTAAAAACTGCGGGAGTAGATGGCCTGCGCCGACCACACTGCGATTGAGATCGCGAAGATAGTGAAGTAACGAGAGGTCTCGGCTGCGTCGGTCGGGCTGAAGCGACCGCCACGAAAGAGGTCGATCAGCGGCATGGAGAGTGCCATCATCCAAGCTCCGGCCATCAGCGACGTTGCGACCACGCGCGAGACGGAGCGATTGACGGCGCTGGCGAAGTCCAAGGCCCGTCCCTGCGCAAAGAGTGAAGCGAAGAACGGCAGGGAAGCAGCTCCCGCGGCGGAGCCCAGGATCGTCATGGGAGCGTTGAATAGGCTCTTTGCCACACTCAGTTTCGAGATGCTGCCCGGCACCGAGGCCGCATAGTAATTGACGATCCACTTGTCGGCGTAGGTCAACGAGACCCCCACCATGAGCGGGAGGCTGAGCTTAAGCCATTCGCGGAACACAGGATGGCGTAGGTCAAAGATGAACTTGTACCGCCAGCCGTTACGATAAGCTCCGAACGCCGCGAAACCGGCAGGGCCAAGAACCATCCCCGCGACGACGCCATAAGCGAGCGAATCGATGCCGACGGAACGCGAGAGAAGGACTCCGCCCAGGATGATGCCGAGGTTATAGACCAGCGGCCCGAAGGCCTGATAGAGGAAGATCTTTCGCACCAGCAGCCGCGAGCCAAGCACGCCGCCCGCGAAGAAGAAGAGCTGCGCGGGAAGGATGATGCGGGTGAGGCGAGTGCAGAGCGCGGCGCTCTCAGGCGAGAAG
This Granulicella aggregans DNA region includes the following protein-coding sequences:
- the iscX gene encoding Fe-S cluster assembly protein IscX, producing MPREITWTDVLEIGIQLQEKFPETDPYTVRFTDLHRYVTELPGFVGDPAKSNEGILEAIQTAWHEEYEDAK
- a CDS encoding carbonic anhydrase, which encodes MEHIIDGVLRFQREVRPNSEALYRKLAIAQSPQAMFIGCADSRVVPEIFTAQDPGSLFVVRNAGNIVPPSSTEPGGVTASIEYAVAVLGIPDIVICGHSGCGAMTAILNGAQNLTKLPAVARWLRYSDAALKAVDADLPAASLEARLDALVRENVLTQLDNLLTHPAVSDAILNKQLRVHGWVYDIGTGRVDNYDARIQQFVPLTAETFADATPLV
- the murJ gene encoding murein biosynthesis integral membrane protein MurJ, with amino-acid sequence MSNPGRFAWLRMSQTQTAFSATLITMASTLLSGLLGLVRTAYINVTFGASPATDAYNAAFQLPDMLSYFLVGGVASISLITILNRYRQKGDEAGADRALLIVLNGVAAILGVAILAAEIFAPLYTRLAFHDFSPESAALCTRLTRIILPAQLFFFAGGVLGSRLLVRKIFLYQAFGPLVYNLGIILGGVLLSRSVGIDSLAYGVVAGMVLGPAGFAAFGAYRNGWRYKFIFDLRHPVFREWLKLSLPLMVGVSLTYADKWIVNYYAASVPGSISKLSVAKSLFNAPMTILGSAAGAASLPFFASLFAQGRALDFASAVNRSVSRVVATSLMAGAWMMALSMPLIDLFRGGRFSPTDAAETSRYFTIFAISIAVWSAQAIYSRSFYAAGNTLTPAVAGWAVTLISIPIYALLFQGMGVAGLAIASDIGMAISVVTLAVLLHRYRLVHIQGLEYGELGKALLASLLGYAGVAACLRALNLSRGHRADFLAIAIGTIVWAAVCGGVLVVTRSKLPAQLLRRKARG